The proteins below are encoded in one region of Flavobacteriales bacterium:
- a CDS encoding SDR family oxidoreductase, with translation MKKTVLITGTSSGIGRATALYFAKQNWNVIATMRNPEKHQDLAAIPGITLMALDVTQESSIEQSIKDSILKFGNIDVIVNNAGYGTVGPFEAASQEQVKRQFETNVYGVFNVIRAILPHFRQKKDGIIINVSSMGGRITFPLYSLYHGTKWAVEGFSESLQFELREHHIRVKLIEPGAIKTDFYDRSQDLFKKDGLTAYDAYVESALPMMQQTGAKAPGPEIVAKTIYKAATDGRKKMRYPIGSGAPFLLFLRRVLSTRIFMGMVRMVVEKKKK, from the coding sequence ATGAAAAAAACAGTTTTAATTACAGGTACTTCTTCAGGTATAGGCAGAGCTACTGCACTTTATTTTGCAAAACAGAATTGGAATGTAATTGCCACCATGCGCAACCCTGAAAAGCATCAGGATCTTGCCGCCATTCCGGGAATTACGCTTATGGCGCTTGATGTTACTCAGGAATCAAGTATAGAACAATCCATAAAGGATTCCATTTTAAAATTTGGCAACATTGATGTAATTGTAAACAATGCCGGATACGGAACGGTTGGTCCATTCGAAGCTGCTAGTCAGGAACAAGTGAAACGTCAGTTCGAAACCAATGTATACGGCGTATTCAATGTTATTCGCGCTATACTTCCTCATTTTCGCCAGAAAAAAGATGGCATTATCATAAATGTATCGTCGATGGGTGGACGAATAACTTTTCCGCTCTACAGTTTATACCACGGCACCAAATGGGCGGTGGAAGGATTTAGTGAGTCCTTGCAATTTGAATTGAGAGAACATCATATCCGCGTTAAATTAATAGAACCCGGCGCCATAAAAACCGATTTTTACGATCGCTCGCAAGACCTGTTTAAAAAAGATGGCTTAACAGCGTATGACGCCTACGTTGAATCTGCTTTACCTATGATGCAACAAACCGGAGCGAAAGCGCCTGGACCGGAAATCGTAGCTAAAACCATTTATAAAGCTGCTACAGACGGAAGAAAAAAAATGAGGTATCCCATTGGCAGCGGTGCTCCGTTCTTATTGTTCTTACGCCGTGTGCTTTCTACACGGATTTTTATGGGAATGGTGCGAATGGTGGTGGAAAAGAAAAAAAAATAA